The Natator depressus isolate rNatDep1 chromosome 8, rNatDep2.hap1, whole genome shotgun sequence genome window below encodes:
- the LOC141992685 gene encoding LOW QUALITY PROTEIN: INO80 complex subunit E-like (The sequence of the model RefSeq protein was modified relative to this genomic sequence to represent the inferred CDS: inserted 2 bases in 2 codons; deleted 2 bases in 1 codon), whose protein sequence is MGDQWSRRRYRALKRRLKLLIYEQECFQEERRKAQRKLLKVSRDKSVLLDRLLQHEHVDEESSDSEATASSKNSDGDGPKXAEPQPLKGKRSPQLGGASSPSSSGLSLQVTSGFPLQGSGAPSPYPSSLASPTHSPFPSEYLAPEPCAPRVPAPSDGPKAPXKLKMSLTPATHPDCSVVGGLLFSSPQGGSLASLSSKLPPPTILSTVPQQMFSDAGDGSGEDPLNGDDELVIDIPE, encoded by the exons ATGGGGGATCAG TGGAGCCGCCGGCGCTACCGGGCCCTGAAGCGGCGCCTGAAGCTGCTGATCTACGAGCAGGAGTGTTTCCAGGAGGAGCGTCGCAAGGCCCAGAGGAAGCTGCTGAAGGTTTCGCGGGATAAAAGCGTCCTGCTGGACCGGCTGCTGCAGCACGAGCACGTGGACGAGGAATCATCCGACTCGGAGGCCACAGCCTCCTCAAAGAACAGTGATGGGGATGGGCCAA GGGCAGAGCCACAGCCACTGAAGGGGAAGCGGAGCCCCCAGCTTGGCGGAGCCTCGTCCCCATCGTCCTCTGGCCTCTCTCTCCAGGTGACCTCGGGCTTCCCCCTGCAGGGCTCGGGGGCGCCCTCCCCATACCCAAGCTCGctggcctcccccacc cacagcccattCCCCTCTGAGTACCTGGCgccagagccctgtgccccccgaGTGCCCGCCCCGAGTGACGGGCCAAAGGCAC GCAAGCTAAAGATGTCCCTGACACCGGCCACCCATCCCGACTGCTCAGTGGTGGGGGGTCTCCTCTTCTCTTCGCCCCAGGGGGGCTCCCTGGCCTCCCTTTCCTCCAAGCTCCCGCCCCCCACCATTCTCAGCACCGTGCCTCAGCAAATGTTCAGTGATGCGGGGGACGGGAGTGGTGAAGACCCCCTGAACGGGGATGATGAGCTTGTCATAGATATCCCGGAatag